In Hirundo rustica isolate bHirRus1 chromosome 4, bHirRus1.pri.v3, whole genome shotgun sequence, a genomic segment contains:
- the CHRM2 gene encoding muscarinic acetylcholine receptor M2 — translation MNNSTYINSSTENVMALESRYKTVEVVFIVLVAGSLSLVTIIGNILVMVSIKVNRHLQTVNNYFLFSLACADLIIGIFSMNLYTLYTVIGYWPLGPVVCDLWLALDYVVSNASVMNLLIISFDRYFCVTKPLTYPVKRTTKMAGMMIAAAWVLSFILWAPAILFWQFIVGGRTVPDGDCYIQFFSNPAVTFGTAIAAFYLPVIIMTVLYWQISRASKSRIKKGKKEAAQNQETVSPSLVQGKIVKPNNNNIPTSGDGLEHSKIQNGKTSEETVTNNCVQGEKESSNDSTSISVVASNMKEDEATKDSRQASASQDHVKAENSKLTCIRIVTKSQKGDCCAPTNTTVEIVGTNEEEKQNSVARKIVKMTKQPAKKKPPPSREKKVTRTILAILLAFIITWTPYNVMVLINSFCTSCIPTTVWTIGYWLCYINSTINPACYALCNATFKKTFKHLLMCHYKNIGATR, via the coding sequence ATGAATAACTCAACGTACATAAACTCTTCCACTGAAAATGTGATGGCCTTGGAGAGCCGCTATAAAACTGTTGAGGTTGTGTTCATTGTCCTGGTGGCAGGGTCTCTCAGTCTAGTCACCATAATTGGGAACATCCTAGTCATGGTGTCTATCAAAGTCAATAGGCACCTCCAGACTGTCAACAATTATTTCCTGTTCAGCCTGGCCTGCGCTGACTTGATCATTGGCATCTTTTCCATGAACCTGTACACGCTCTACACTGTGATAGGCTACTGGCCCTTGGGGCCTGTGGTGTGTGACCTCTGGCTGGCTCTCGACTACGTGGTCAGCAACGCCTCTGTAATGAACCTGCTCATTATCAGCTTTGACAGGTACTTTTGTGTCACCAAGCCTCTGACGTATCCCGTGAAGAGGACCACGAAGATGGCCGGCATGATGATCGCCGCCGCCTGGGTGCTGTCCTTCATCCTATGGGCCCCTGCAATTCTCTTCTGGCAATTCATTGTGGGAGGAAGGACTGTCCCAGATGGGGATTGCTACATCCAGTTTTTTTCCAACCCTGCTGTCACTTTTGGCACAGCCATTGCAGCCTTCTATTTGCCTGTTATCATCATGACTGTCCTTTACTGGCAAATCTCTCGAGCCAGTAAGAGTCggataaagaaaggaaaaaaggaagctgCCCAAAACCAAGAAACAGTTTCCCCCAGCCTTGTCCAAGGTAAAATAGTGAAACCAAACAATAACAATATCCCAACCAGTGGAGATGGGTTGGAGCACAGCAAAATTCAGAATGGAAAAACGAGCGAAGAGACTGTGACCAATAACTGTGTTCAAGGGGAGAAGGAGAGCTCCAACGACTCCACCTCCATCAGTGTGGTCGCTTCCAACATGAAAGAGGATGAAGCTACCAAAGATTCCAGACAGGCTTCTGCCTCCCAAGACCATGTCAAAGCAGAGAACTCCAAGCTAACATGCATCAGGATAGTCACCAAATCCCAAAAGGGGGACTGCTGTGCCCCTACCAACACTACCGTGGAGATCGTGGGCACGAatgaggaggagaagcagaacaGCGTAGCCCGGAAAATTGTCAAGATGACAAAGCAGCCAGCCAAAAAGAAACCACCCCCTTctagagagaaaaaagtgaCAAGGACTATTTTGGCCATCCTCCTGGCCTTCATCATCACTTGGACCCCGTACAATGTGATGGTGCTCATCAACAGCTTCTGCACATCCTGCATCCCTACCACCGTATGGACCATAGGTTACTGGCTCTGTTACATCAACAGCACCATCAACCCTGCCTGCTACGCGCTCTGCAATGCCACTTTCAAGAAGACCTTTAAGCACCTTCTTATGTGTCATTACAAGAATATAGGAGCtacaaggtaa